The segment GCCGGCGGTATCGTTCGGGCGTCTTCAGGAATTCGACAATCTCCATCAGCTCGGCGCGCGCCTCGTCGATCCCCGCCACATCCGCGAAGGTCACGCCGGTCTCTTTCTCCATGTATACTTTGGCTTTACTCTTGCCGATCGCCATCAGACCACTCGCCGGTCCCCCGATCCGCTTCATGAGAAAGACCCACACACCAACAAAGACCAGCGCAGGGAGCACCCAGGAGAGCAGGGTGGTAAACCACGTGCTCTCTACCTCCCCGGCGAAACGCACCTTCAACGCCTCCAGTTCCTGGATGAGGGTCGGATCGTCGACTCTGACGGTGGCAAAGCGAAGCTCTGCTCCGGTAACCCGTTGAATCTCCTCGACCTTCTCTTTGGACAGGAGCCCTTCCAACCCCTCCCGTTTCAGTCGCCCGTAGATGACACGCGTCCCGAGAGTCAGGTCTTCCACCTTACCGGCTTTCACAAGCACCTTGAATTCGCTATACGACAGGGTCTCGGTATGGCCGGCTATCAGGAAATCGTGAACCGCCAGCACCAGAAAGAAGGCGGCCACGAAGTACCCGAGAGCAAACTGTCGTTGTTTCTTCTCCATCGCGCTCACTCCTTAAGCTAAACCACTATCTCTCTTCGTTGAGTTGTCCCAGTGTGTCACAGCCCATGCCACTTTTCAAGGGGGTTAGCGGCGGTCCCCTCGCTTCCGCAATTCGCGACGCAGACGCCCCTTCCCCTTGGGCTACACCCATACAATGTTCGGAAGAGCCACACTGCCACCAAGGTCCCCAGAACGGACGGTCTTGTCTTGCCATAGGATGGAAAATCGGTAGAATCTTACTGGTAAGATAATCCTATTGGGAGGTGAAAAATGGCCGGTGTCGCAACAACGAAGATGTCATCCAAAGGTCAAGTCGTCATTCCCGAAGGCATCCGGAAAAGACTTGGTTTGACAACCGGTTCGCAATTCGTCGTCGTCGGGGAGAAGGACACCGTGATCTTGAAGACGATCTCTGCTCCTACGCTGGCAGATTCCGACGAGCTTGTGTCAGAAGCTCGAAGACAGGCCCGTCAAGCCGGAATGAAGAGATCCGATGTCGCTGCGGCTATCAGAGAAGCCCGAGGAGCAAAGTAGTTTCGGCGAAGGCAAGGCTACTTCAGGTTCGCCGAGGTAACCTCGCCGCTTCGCGACCTGGACAAGTGGATCCGACGACGACTACGCTGCGACCCCACTGGACGCAATGGAGTCGGAGGGGATACCGGGAACTGCGGAAGTGGGGCATCTCCCGTGATGTGACTCACTTGCTCTCGCCAGGGTGGTGTTCTTGAGACTCGGATTCTGACCCCGAAGGTGTCATCCCCTGCTGGCGCTGCATCATCATGTTATCCATCATTCCGTCCATCATCTCATCCAACATGTTCATATGTTTCTTCATCTCGCGTAGATGTTTTTTCATCTCAACCATGGGCTGGCGCTCTCCCTTCATCTCTTCCATCATCTTGCAGCCCTGAGCCGTCCCCTCCTGCATCTTCTGACACATCTCCATCATGCCCATACCCATTCCAGGCATCCCCTGCTGCTGCATGCCACCCATCTGATGGTCCTGCTTCATGCCGGACCCAGGTTGCTGAGCGAGGACGGACATTGGCACCCCCAGCATTGCAATCAACGCCAACATGCCCATACACTTCATGACTTTCATGCGATCTCCTCCCTTCATTCGTTGTACAGTGACAGACTACACATACGCTTGGGCGGCATACTGTTGGACCATCCGGTGCGTATTGAAAAACGACGCATTGAACGCGATCGTTTGCCGCATGATATCGACCCATCGCTCCGGGTCCCGGTAAAACATCGGGACGACCACCGTTCGCAGCTTGTGATATAGCTCCTGTGCATCCCGGCCGTTCATCCGATCCGAATCGGCGCGATCGATCAGACCAGGCCCGATCGACCATCCGGTCACACCCTCGATATGCCCCTCAATCCACCAGCCATCGAGGACACTGAAACTTGGGACCCCATTGTGAGCGGCCTTCATGCCGGAGGTACCGGACGCCTCCAGCGGACGCAAGGGAGTATTCAACCAGAGATCCACTCCGGATGTCAGGAGCTTGCCCAGTTCCATATCGTAATTTTCAAGGTAG is part of the Candidatus Methylomirabilis tolerans genome and harbors:
- a CDS encoding AbrB/MazE/SpoVT family DNA-binding domain-containing protein, with amino-acid sequence MAGVATTKMSSKGQVVIPEGIRKRLGLTTGSQFVVVGEKDTVILKTISAPTLADSDELVSEARRQARQAGMKRSDVAAAIREARGAK